Genomic window (Eremothecium sinecaudum strain ATCC 58844 chromosome VI, complete sequence):
CTCTCAAGTTCCACATAAACCTTGCAGAGAAAGGAACTATGAAGGTCTCTTCGTGGGATGATTAATTTAAATTGCTGGCAAATTAGTTCAAGTTCAGATACGTAAAGTGATCTCTTCTCCAGTATTTTATATTACCCGGACTATCGACCAGTTGTAAAGGTTTATTTAACGTAAGTAATATAAGATGTTACATCTTAACAACCTACAACCAAGATAACAATGTCTCCAGATCTTGTTGCATTTGACCTTGATTACACAGTTTGGCCATGTTTTTGTGATTCACATCTTGTTCCTCCATTCTCCCCCAAGCAAGAAAGCGACGGTTCTGTGCTTACAGTCATTGACTCTGCTGGCTTTGAGCTGTCATTATTTCCAGAAGTTCCACGTATATTACTTCATCTATACAAATCTGGAGTTAAACTCTCCACCGCTTCTAGAACTTGGGCTCCCGATGTAGCTTTAGATCTTCTTGCTATGTTCAAGATTTCACAGGGCCCTGACACCGCACCTATTGCTTTGATCGACTTCTTCTCTTCACTCCAATGGGGAGATAAACCCAAGATACATCATATCAGACAGGCAATCCGTGAAATATACGGAGCTAGTCAAGATACTGATTCGTCGTTAAGAGATCGCAATATCTATCTATTTGATGATGAACCAAGAAATAAAGATGTAGAGTATTACGGTGTCAGGTACATTCCAGTTAATGCCTCGAAGGGGACCACGTGGGCCTTATTCCgtaaatatattaaagaCTGCTAAACTTCACTGACTTTATATACTATGTTTAATATTTCTTAGCTAATATATTCAGACGTCCGTCGTCCGTTTTAAACTATGGGCATGTGCCACAGCCCTTTTTTTGTTAGTATAACTATCAGTAACAAAATTAAGAACGACTTTTTAGTTAGTACTAGGGGTAACATAGGGGAATACGTAGTATAAGAACCGTGAATATCCGGATCCAGGACGAGATAGACGACCATCTTTGAAGAGACTACGGACAATCAAGGGCTAGTAAGTAGCGTTAGGTCAAGATTGTTGTTTTCTTAACTTTCGGTTCTGATTCCAGCAAGGATTTTTTTGCGTGAAGCAGTAAGTAGAACCACAAGTGTGTATCACGGGACCTCAT
Coding sequences:
- a CDS encoding Mg-dependent acid phosphatase (Syntenic homolog of Ashbya gossypii ADL361C; Non-syntenic homolog of Saccharomyces cerevisiae YER134C); this translates as MSPDLVAFDLDYTVWPCFCDSHLVPPFSPKQESDGSVLTVIDSAGFELSLFPEVPRILLHLYKSGVKLSTASRTWAPDVALDLLAMFKISQGPDTAPIALIDFFSSLQWGDKPKIHHIRQAIREIYGASQDTDSSLRDRNIYLFDDEPRNKDVEYYGVRYIPVNASKGTTWALFRKYIKDC